A part of Lujinxingia sediminis genomic DNA contains:
- the rpoN gene encoding RNA polymerase factor sigma-54 — translation MAMELRQQVKMSQQLRMTPQLQQAIKLLQLSRMELIAEVRQEMVENPVLEEIPEPYESEGPVEREPERREELAEVRADERDMGEVDWEAYAEKFGGSDGPSNHYKGMRGEDLPGLEQTLSTSESLVDHLMEQLRLAELAPEDEYVGALLIGNLDEAGFLSSVSLEEIAEDAGTSVDRVEGILTLIQTFDPVGVAARDLRECLLIQARREHPDFRLLHVMIEEHIPDLERKSYGKIARAQGVELDEVIAAAKALSHFEPRPGRAYSDDEPRYITPDIYIRKLDGEWVPVLNEDGLPRLRISNFYKKELARKKEEGERDEVKDYIQDKLRGALWLIRSIEQRQNTIVKVTESIIKFQQDFFEKGVEHLKPLVLRDVAEDIGMHESTVSRVTSSKYVHTPRGVFELKYFFNSSITNLGGDDLASEAVKAKIRDIVAHEDPKKPLSDARIVELLKEEEIDIARRTVAKYREMMGILSSSKRKQLF, via the coding sequence ATGGCGATGGAGCTGCGCCAACAGGTGAAGATGTCGCAGCAGCTGCGGATGACCCCGCAGTTGCAGCAGGCCATTAAGCTTTTGCAGCTCTCACGTATGGAGCTGATCGCCGAGGTTCGCCAGGAAATGGTGGAGAACCCGGTGCTTGAAGAGATCCCCGAGCCCTACGAGTCCGAAGGCCCGGTCGAGCGCGAGCCGGAGCGTCGCGAGGAGCTCGCCGAGGTTCGGGCCGATGAGCGAGATATGGGGGAGGTGGACTGGGAGGCTTACGCCGAGAAGTTTGGCGGCTCCGACGGTCCGAGCAACCATTATAAGGGGATGCGCGGGGAGGATTTGCCCGGGCTGGAGCAGACGCTCTCAACGAGTGAGTCGTTGGTGGATCATCTGATGGAGCAGCTGCGCCTGGCGGAGCTGGCTCCGGAGGACGAATACGTGGGGGCGCTTCTTATCGGCAACCTCGATGAAGCGGGGTTTCTGTCCTCGGTGAGCCTGGAGGAGATCGCCGAGGATGCGGGCACCTCGGTGGATCGGGTCGAGGGGATTCTGACGTTGATTCAGACCTTTGATCCGGTGGGGGTGGCCGCGCGGGATCTGCGGGAGTGTCTGTTGATTCAGGCGCGCCGAGAACATCCGGACTTCCGCTTGTTGCACGTGATGATCGAGGAGCATATCCCGGATCTGGAGCGCAAGAGCTACGGGAAGATCGCCCGCGCTCAGGGGGTGGAGCTTGATGAGGTGATTGCAGCGGCCAAAGCGCTCTCGCATTTTGAGCCGCGTCCCGGGCGTGCCTATTCCGATGATGAGCCGCGCTACATTACGCCGGATATCTACATCCGTAAGCTCGATGGAGAGTGGGTCCCGGTGCTCAATGAAGACGGGCTCCCCAGGCTGCGCATCTCGAATTTTTATAAGAAAGAACTCGCGCGCAAAAAGGAGGAGGGGGAGCGCGACGAGGTTAAGGACTATATTCAGGATAAGCTGCGTGGAGCGCTCTGGCTGATTCGAAGCATTGAGCAGCGCCAGAACACGATTGTGAAGGTCACCGAGAGCATCATTAAGTTTCAGCAGGACTTTTTCGAGAAGGGGGTCGAGCATCTCAAGCCGCTGGTGCTGCGGGATGTGGCCGAGGATATCGGGATGCACGAGTCGACGGTCAGTCGGGTGACGAGCTCGAAGTATGTGCACACACCCCGAGGAGTGTTTGAACTCAAATACTTCTTTAACTCCTCGATCACCAACCTGGGCGGGGACGATCTGGCCAGCGAGGCGGTCAAGGCCAAGATTCGCGATATCGTCGCCCATGAAGACCCGAAGAAGCCGTTGAGCGATGCGCGTATCGTGGAGCTTCTGAAAGAAGAAGAGATCGATATCGCCCGGCGTACGGTGGCCAAGTACCGGGAGATGATGGGGATTTTGTCGAGCTCCAAGCGCAAGCAGCTCTTCTGA
- the hpf gene encoding ribosome hibernation-promoting factor, HPF/YfiA family, whose translation MNANVSFRNMDSSASLRNYATAKLERICDKYVQGKIDASVVMTVEKFWHIADFTLQIKNLTVKGAERSEDMYSSIDLALDKIEKQLRRHKDRLRDHKPTNGQAKMFKMAVVSPIAAEPAGEVDSEFAEDYELYPEPEAGEDVPVVETVNTPSGRVSVLRNKLYEAKPMSIDEAVLQLDLLEDRQFFVFTNAETQAINVVYKRDDKNVGVIET comes from the coding sequence ATGAACGCAAACGTATCCTTCCGGAACATGGATTCGTCGGCATCGCTTCGCAATTACGCTACGGCCAAGCTGGAGCGCATCTGCGACAAGTATGTTCAGGGCAAGATCGACGCCTCGGTCGTGATGACCGTCGAGAAGTTCTGGCACATCGCCGACTTCACGCTGCAGATCAAGAACCTGACGGTGAAGGGGGCGGAGCGCAGCGAGGATATGTACAGCTCGATCGACCTGGCGCTCGATAAAATTGAGAAGCAGCTGCGTCGTCACAAGGATCGCCTTCGTGACCATAAGCCGACCAACGGTCAGGCCAAGATGTTCAAGATGGCGGTTGTCTCGCCGATCGCCGCAGAGCCGGCCGGCGAAGTCGACAGCGAGTTCGCCGAGGACTACGAGCTCTACCCGGAGCCGGAGGCTGGCGAAGATGTGCCGGTGGTCGAGACGGTCAATACGCCGTCGGGCCGTGTCTCCGTGCTGCGCAACAAGCTCTATGAGGCCAAGCCCATGAGCATTGATGAGGCGGTGTTGCAGCTGGACCTTCTCGAAGATCGTCAGTTCTTTGTGTTCACCAACGCCGAGACCCAGGCGATCAACGTGGTCTACAAGCGTGACGATAAGAATGTGGGCGTGATCGAGACCTGA
- a CDS encoding S9 family peptidase, with product MSESTQKQVPYGLWSSKLGPEMLAGELRFLDVSWGGKGRTLVWAERVDGRGVLMVQRPDQAARALNDELSVSGGVGYGGGEFDVHDDRVVFAASDGRLYAADLDKGRPRALSPEWGRVASPAISPDGQWVAYVHRVDDEDVIAVVPTDGSQWPVKVAQGADFYMQPAWSPQGDRLVWVSWDHPQMPWTQTRVESAGIDMTGGVVRVGARATMVEKEGVAVQQPQYSPDGRWLAYLSDESGFWQVVLRDVESGASRMIVREGIEFGGPPWIQGLRFYDWTQDSEAVIALGSVRGEHHLERLGVDGSARRLPGLKGYTSLAQPRVTSGGAVALIASSSKRPPRVITVAASTVQVRRFASSERLKEEELAGAQPVSWPVKGEDGEEMEVHGIFYPPTNPAYRAGGKPPVLVMIHGGPTAQKVMGWEARNQFFATRGFAVLDVNYRGSTGYGRAYMEALSGKWGVADVEDAVAAVRFLEEEGLADGKRAVIMGGSAGGYTVLKALVDHPGTFKAGVCLYGISDLFALQRGTHKFEAHYNDSLIGPLPEAAELYRERSPINRAERISDALAIFHGAKDSVVPLDQAEAIAGSLRRRGVPHLYHVYEEEGHGWRRAQTIDHFHRKVLEFLVEKVVY from the coding sequence ATGAGCGAATCGACGCAGAAGCAGGTGCCTTATGGGTTGTGGTCGAGCAAGCTGGGGCCGGAGATGTTGGCCGGGGAGCTGCGCTTCTTGGATGTGTCGTGGGGCGGTAAGGGGCGGACGTTGGTATGGGCGGAGCGGGTCGATGGGCGCGGGGTGCTGATGGTGCAACGTCCCGACCAGGCCGCGCGTGCGCTCAACGATGAGCTCAGCGTCAGCGGTGGGGTGGGCTACGGGGGCGGTGAGTTTGATGTGCACGATGATCGTGTGGTGTTCGCGGCGTCGGACGGGCGTCTCTACGCTGCGGATCTCGATAAGGGGCGTCCTCGTGCGCTCTCGCCAGAGTGGGGGAGGGTGGCCAGCCCGGCGATTTCGCCCGATGGGCAGTGGGTGGCCTATGTGCACCGGGTCGATGATGAGGATGTGATTGCGGTGGTGCCCACCGACGGGTCGCAGTGGCCGGTGAAGGTCGCCCAGGGGGCGGACTTCTACATGCAGCCGGCCTGGTCGCCGCAGGGCGACAGGTTGGTATGGGTGAGCTGGGATCATCCGCAGATGCCCTGGACGCAGACGCGTGTGGAGTCGGCGGGCATCGATATGACCGGCGGGGTGGTGCGGGTGGGGGCGCGTGCGACCATGGTGGAAAAAGAGGGGGTTGCGGTGCAGCAGCCGCAGTACTCACCGGACGGTCGTTGGCTGGCGTATCTGAGTGATGAGAGCGGCTTCTGGCAGGTGGTGCTTCGCGATGTGGAGAGCGGGGCGTCGCGGATGATCGTGCGCGAGGGGATTGAGTTTGGCGGGCCGCCCTGGATCCAGGGGTTGCGCTTTTACGATTGGACTCAGGACAGTGAGGCGGTCATCGCGCTGGGGAGTGTGCGCGGTGAGCATCACCTGGAGCGGCTGGGGGTCGATGGGAGCGCCAGGCGTTTGCCGGGGTTGAAGGGCTATACCTCGTTGGCCCAGCCGCGGGTTACCTCCGGGGGGGCGGTGGCGCTGATTGCGTCTTCGTCCAAACGCCCGCCGCGGGTGATCACGGTGGCAGCCAGCACGGTGCAGGTGCGGCGCTTTGCCTCAAGTGAGCGTCTGAAGGAAGAGGAGTTGGCCGGAGCGCAGCCGGTGAGCTGGCCGGTGAAAGGCGAAGATGGCGAGGAGATGGAGGTGCACGGGATTTTCTACCCGCCGACCAACCCGGCGTACCGTGCAGGTGGCAAGCCGCCGGTGCTGGTGATGATTCACGGAGGCCCTACCGCCCAGAAGGTGATGGGGTGGGAGGCGCGTAATCAGTTCTTTGCCACCCGTGGTTTTGCGGTGCTCGATGTGAATTACCGCGGCTCCACCGGTTACGGGCGAGCGTATATGGAGGCGCTCTCCGGCAAGTGGGGCGTGGCCGATGTGGAGGATGCGGTCGCGGCGGTGCGTTTTCTGGAAGAGGAAGGGCTGGCCGACGGCAAGCGCGCGGTGATTATGGGCGGAAGCGCCGGGGGGTACACCGTGCTCAAGGCTCTGGTGGATCATCCGGGCACGTTTAAAGCCGGGGTGTGCCTCTATGGGATCTCGGATCTTTTTGCCCTGCAGCGGGGCACCCATAAATTTGAAGCGCATTATAATGACAGCCTGATTGGTCCCCTGCCCGAGGCGGCTGAGCTCTATCGGGAGCGCTCGCCAATCAACCGGGCGGAGCGTATCAGCGATGCGTTGGCGATCTTTCACGGGGCCAAAGACTCGGTGGTTCCCCTGGATCAGGCCGAGGCGATCGCGGGGTCTCTGCGGCGTCGAGGCGTACCGCACCTCTACCACGTGTACGAGGAGGAGGGGCACGGATGGCGTCGGGCTCAGACCATCGACCATTTCCATCGGAAGGTGTTGGAGTTTTTGGTGGAGAAGGTCGTGTATTGA
- a CDS encoding aldehyde dehydrogenase family protein — MISSRANFIAGHWATPARSQNVLRRENPARTDEVVFETPWDTASVEAAVDAAHRALPAWDRLGVEGRLPYIERFRKALDARKEELAQAITAEMGKPLWESRGEAGALTAKIDIMSSEGLELTRQVHPPGLTGGSWHHRPLGPLAVLCPYNFPLHLPNGHIIPALLTGNTLIVKPSELAPLSMQLYFECAQEADFPPGVLNLVQGPGEVGAALCAHPRVSGVLFTGSFATAQRIRRATFDQPWKLLALEMGGKNTAIVLDDANLDQAAHEILLASCLTTGQRCSATSRVVALPSVIDDLQQRLVALLERVTTGDPTLEGNQAPFMGPLAGRKGFQDFVGAQHEDDHGTLIPVLEGGAHPDLDQGYFVRPSLWRASQLNPEGDHQSEELFGPDIVLYEASDEFGAARIANATDYGLAMSIFTADPERFQNLSYALDCGILNLNRSTVGASSRLPFGGIKKSGNHRPAAILAPLYCTYPQARLEQPAEFSPAPPQSGPLSLLKPA; from the coding sequence ATGATCTCCTCCCGTGCCAACTTCATCGCCGGCCACTGGGCCACGCCTGCCCGCTCCCAGAACGTGCTGCGTCGCGAAAACCCCGCGCGCACCGACGAAGTCGTCTTCGAAACCCCCTGGGACACCGCCTCGGTCGAGGCCGCCGTCGACGCCGCCCACCGCGCCCTGCCCGCCTGGGACCGCCTCGGCGTCGAAGGACGACTCCCCTACATCGAGCGCTTCCGCAAAGCCCTCGATGCCCGCAAAGAAGAGCTCGCCCAGGCAATCACCGCCGAGATGGGCAAACCTCTGTGGGAGTCCCGTGGCGAAGCCGGCGCTCTCACCGCCAAAATCGATATCATGAGCTCCGAGGGCCTTGAACTCACCCGCCAGGTGCATCCCCCGGGCCTCACCGGCGGCTCCTGGCACCACCGCCCGCTCGGACCGCTGGCCGTGCTCTGCCCCTACAACTTCCCGCTCCACCTCCCCAACGGCCACATCATCCCCGCGCTGCTCACCGGCAACACCCTCATCGTCAAGCCCTCCGAGCTCGCTCCCCTCTCCATGCAACTCTACTTCGAGTGCGCACAGGAGGCCGACTTCCCCCCGGGCGTCCTCAACCTCGTGCAGGGCCCCGGCGAGGTCGGCGCTGCCCTCTGCGCCCACCCCAGAGTCAGCGGGGTCTTGTTCACCGGCTCCTTTGCCACCGCCCAGCGCATCCGTCGCGCCACCTTCGACCAACCCTGGAAACTTCTGGCCCTGGAGATGGGCGGCAAAAACACCGCGATCGTCCTCGACGACGCCAACCTCGACCAGGCCGCCCACGAGATCCTGCTGGCCAGCTGTCTGACCACCGGGCAACGCTGCTCGGCCACCAGCCGCGTGGTCGCACTGCCCTCGGTCATCGATGACCTCCAGCAGCGCCTGGTCGCTCTCCTGGAGCGCGTCACCACCGGCGACCCCACCCTCGAGGGCAACCAGGCCCCCTTCATGGGCCCGCTGGCCGGGCGCAAAGGCTTCCAGGATTTCGTCGGCGCCCAGCACGAAGACGACCACGGCACCCTGATTCCCGTCCTTGAAGGTGGTGCCCATCCCGACCTGGACCAGGGCTACTTTGTACGCCCGTCCCTCTGGCGCGCCTCCCAACTCAACCCGGAAGGCGACCACCAGAGCGAGGAGCTCTTCGGCCCCGACATCGTCCTCTATGAGGCCTCAGACGAATTCGGTGCCGCCCGCATCGCTAACGCCACCGACTACGGCCTGGCCATGAGCATCTTCACCGCCGACCCCGAGCGCTTCCAAAACCTCAGCTACGCGCTCGACTGCGGCATCCTCAACCTCAACCGCTCCACCGTCGGCGCCTCCAGCCGCCTGCCCTTCGGCGGCATTAAAAAAAGTGGCAACCACCGCCCCGCCGCCATCCTCGCCCCCCTCTACTGCACCTACCCCCAGGCGCGCCTGGAGCAACCCGCCGAGTTCTCCCCCGCCCCCCCACAATCCGGCCCCCTGAGCCTCCTCAAACCCGCATAA
- a CDS encoding RCC1 domain-containing protein — protein sequence MYTTSRALRTLLLSLLATLALPACTPSQCESDSDCFTGEFCNIGACQPTLATDVDEDDADLDAGTDDADTSDTDLDADADLDADTNDSDLDTDLDADADADPPAITALEAGQYHTCAIVDGALYCWGYNEKGQLGQALENLVQSDRPLLVPGLESGVTAVALGNDHTCAVQHSALKCFGSNSHGQLGRITANFDIPAPTPTAVSGLDRGVSDVAAGALHTCAIQNGALKCFGFNGLGAIGNSDTAGMANDLNRVAEPRLVDALNQNVTRVRAGANHTCAIQGDQLFCFGNNHQGQLGHDLNLNEETPNPDPGRVLGLSELSTFDSGQDFNCTLRYGAARCWGHNVHGQAGHDRGVNINFTPPTSTLYIVTGLSSEVTLIATGYLHACALHQDVIKCWGNNASYRSGHPDLSVYRPTEVAGLTDVTLLAAGSLHTCALAEGNVYCWGNADQGQTTGSETTHIPQRVIFP from the coding sequence ATGTACACGACCTCGCGCGCGCTGCGTACCCTGCTCCTGAGCCTCCTCGCCACACTCGCCCTTCCCGCGTGCACGCCCTCCCAATGCGAAAGCGACAGCGACTGCTTCACCGGCGAGTTCTGCAACATCGGCGCCTGCCAACCGACGCTGGCAACAGATGTGGATGAGGACGATGCCGACCTCGATGCCGGAACGGACGATGCCGACACGAGCGATACCGACCTCGATGCCGATGCCGACCTCGATGCCGACACCAACGACTCAGACCTCGACACCGACCTCGATGCCGACGCCGACGCCGATCCGCCGGCTATCACCGCCCTGGAAGCCGGGCAGTACCACACCTGCGCGATTGTCGACGGCGCCCTCTACTGCTGGGGATACAACGAAAAAGGCCAGCTCGGGCAAGCTCTGGAGAATCTAGTACAATCCGATCGGCCGCTCCTGGTCCCCGGGCTGGAGAGCGGCGTCACCGCGGTGGCTCTGGGCAATGACCACACCTGCGCCGTTCAACACAGCGCTCTCAAGTGCTTCGGAAGCAACAGCCACGGCCAGCTCGGCCGCATCACCGCCAACTTCGACATCCCGGCCCCCACTCCGACCGCCGTATCCGGACTTGACCGGGGCGTGAGCGACGTGGCAGCCGGCGCTCTCCACACCTGCGCCATTCAAAACGGTGCCCTCAAGTGCTTTGGTTTCAACGGACTGGGAGCAATCGGCAACTCGGACACCGCCGGCATGGCCAATGACCTCAACCGCGTGGCCGAACCCCGCCTCGTCGACGCGCTCAATCAAAACGTGACCCGGGTGCGCGCCGGCGCCAACCACACCTGCGCCATCCAGGGGGATCAGCTCTTTTGCTTCGGGAACAACCATCAGGGCCAACTTGGACACGACCTCAACCTGAACGAAGAGACCCCCAACCCCGACCCCGGACGCGTCCTGGGCCTTTCCGAGCTCAGCACCTTCGACAGCGGCCAGGACTTTAACTGCACGCTTCGCTACGGTGCCGCCCGCTGCTGGGGACACAACGTCCACGGCCAGGCCGGCCATGACCGGGGCGTCAACATCAACTTCACCCCGCCGACCTCGACCCTGTACATCGTCACCGGCCTCTCCTCCGAGGTCACCCTGATCGCCACCGGCTACCTGCACGCCTGCGCGCTCCATCAGGACGTGATCAAGTGCTGGGGCAACAACGCCTCCTACCGCAGCGGACACCCGGATCTTAGCGTCTACCGCCCCACCGAAGTCGCCGGGCTGACCGATGTCACGCTCCTTGCCGCCGGGAGCCTTCACACCTGCGCGCTGGCCGAAGGGAACGTCTATTGCTGGGGCAACGCCGACCAGGGGCAGACCACCGGCAGCGAGACCACCCATATCCCTCAACGTGTCATCTTCCCCTGA
- a CDS encoding DUF4175 family protein, translating to MHDDTKLPPPDDQGAESGDVGVSQETPEGASAPVTRSEDGRAESNISGGDEGAGSSGNPQVSASLRALEVLLRRTERDLRRPILLEGGLWAASGALAVALSALAVAAMFEVQGALVARWMLGVGLSSVAISALVALVLFRARGRGATTTAQLIQRHETSFRNDLVSALEFGRRLSAEGGRQALAAEGVSAGLAAAHVHRALKSAMARAREQSLAHLVPARDLRAPAAAAGLLMAVLLGVTAWQPGWTLGVLSGDRVGASVVGDRVRVRPIVGQIDAIFVYPEYTGMPRQMARLGSGFMETLEGTRVHLQLGLWPEDWQKVELVRHWQSDAGEEQEVLPVQLGEGHQGSVSLTLKESGSYAFRAVTAEGVPVEDGVERTIRVVADAPPQVRLTSHQPGAEPLIVQPDDVLELSVEALDDFGLSGLSLVHQFGDDEQGAERQSLELSELASKPQGVEHSLSFDLAELALQPKDQVLIYFSATDINTVTGPGEGRSEALVIYVESPEDQHLRNIADQQALLEALLLHLADVLEAPVGERVAEDDGSYRMEVAAGLDAAARSAIYEQGVSHHQARELILSELEGLRQRVAEDPMMSGRNAALFDGLAAQLKGLQTEGSQLWERLQARSERGDLTMGHVQTLADFSLQVEDELEKALLRFDELLARQKMELVEATAEDLKAMRERLRELLEQYRDTEDEALKEAIKREVQRLRQRMAELMARMQMQMEQLPQDHVNMEALEQMQMESEAQQMGDQLQSIEELLEKGDIDGALAELDRMDELMEGLNSEVEQGMEQAAPQGISELDRQMGELMEDVSQLQEMERAIEHETRAMEDALAEERRESIQEMVAPAVEELLRKVAEQERDLGRLEGLALPARDYGQVEYNAEQVVRLRERLEQQDLQLALEAAEVSERRLRGMRSTLSLSERYVRDEEERHALRRARGTSDGLAERAEAIVTMLREFMQQASERRSQEQGDQQERYEELAERQQQARERAEELRQKVEQTGERFPMVRDQVMPSLEQATESMQEAEEQLRQGEGQQALDRERSALDQLGQLGEQMRQAMQQERRQQRRSGRQQKTEKVEIPGESSREAQERLRREMMEGMREGRLEDYDSEIERYYRSLVE from the coding sequence ATGCACGACGATACCAAGCTGCCGCCGCCCGACGACCAGGGTGCAGAGTCCGGGGACGTGGGTGTTTCGCAGGAGACGCCTGAGGGCGCGAGCGCACCTGTGACGCGTTCGGAAGATGGGCGCGCGGAGAGCAACATTTCGGGTGGGGACGAGGGGGCTGGAAGCTCTGGAAACCCCCAGGTCAGCGCCTCGTTGAGGGCGCTGGAGGTGCTGCTGCGTCGCACCGAGCGCGATCTTCGTCGCCCGATTCTGTTGGAGGGGGGGCTGTGGGCGGCCTCGGGGGCGCTGGCCGTGGCGTTGAGTGCGCTGGCGGTGGCGGCGATGTTTGAGGTTCAGGGGGCGCTGGTCGCGCGCTGGATGTTGGGCGTGGGCTTGAGCTCGGTGGCCATCAGCGCGCTGGTGGCCCTGGTGCTCTTTCGGGCGCGGGGACGCGGAGCGACGACCACCGCGCAGCTGATCCAGCGTCATGAGACGAGCTTTCGAAACGATCTGGTATCTGCGCTGGAGTTTGGTCGACGTCTGAGCGCCGAGGGAGGGCGCCAGGCGCTGGCCGCCGAAGGGGTGAGCGCCGGACTGGCCGCCGCCCATGTGCATCGGGCGCTGAAGTCGGCGATGGCCCGGGCTCGGGAGCAGTCGCTGGCGCATCTGGTTCCGGCACGCGATCTGCGCGCGCCGGCGGCGGCCGCCGGTCTGCTTATGGCGGTGCTTCTGGGGGTGACGGCCTGGCAGCCGGGCTGGACGCTGGGGGTGCTCAGCGGCGACCGGGTCGGGGCGTCGGTGGTCGGCGACCGGGTGCGGGTACGGCCGATTGTGGGGCAGATCGATGCGATCTTCGTGTATCCCGAGTACACCGGAATGCCGCGGCAGATGGCGCGGCTGGGTTCGGGTTTTATGGAGACGCTGGAGGGCACGAGGGTGCACCTGCAGCTGGGGCTGTGGCCGGAGGACTGGCAGAAGGTTGAGCTGGTGCGCCACTGGCAGAGCGATGCCGGCGAGGAGCAGGAGGTGCTCCCGGTGCAGCTCGGCGAGGGCCATCAGGGAAGCGTGAGCCTGACGTTAAAGGAGAGCGGGAGTTATGCGTTTCGGGCGGTAACGGCCGAAGGGGTACCGGTGGAAGACGGCGTTGAGCGCACCATTCGCGTGGTGGCCGATGCGCCGCCTCAGGTGCGTTTGACCTCGCATCAGCCCGGAGCGGAGCCCTTGATCGTGCAGCCCGATGATGTGCTGGAGCTCTCGGTGGAGGCTCTCGATGACTTCGGGTTGAGCGGGCTGAGTCTGGTGCATCAGTTTGGCGATGATGAACAGGGGGCGGAGCGTCAGTCGCTGGAGTTGAGCGAGCTGGCGTCGAAGCCTCAGGGGGTAGAGCATAGCCTGAGCTTCGATCTGGCCGAGCTGGCATTGCAGCCCAAAGATCAGGTCTTGATCTATTTTTCGGCCACCGACATCAACACGGTGACCGGCCCGGGGGAGGGGCGAAGCGAGGCGCTGGTGATCTATGTGGAGAGCCCGGAGGACCAGCATCTGCGCAACATCGCCGATCAGCAGGCTTTGCTGGAGGCGCTGCTTTTGCATCTGGCCGATGTGCTGGAGGCGCCGGTCGGGGAGCGGGTGGCTGAGGATGATGGGAGCTATCGCATGGAGGTGGCCGCCGGGCTGGATGCGGCTGCGCGCAGCGCGATCTACGAGCAGGGGGTGTCGCATCATCAGGCGCGCGAGCTGATCTTGAGTGAGCTTGAGGGGTTGCGCCAGCGGGTGGCCGAAGATCCGATGATGAGCGGGCGAAACGCCGCGCTTTTTGACGGGCTGGCCGCCCAGCTCAAGGGGCTTCAGACCGAGGGCAGCCAGCTCTGGGAGCGCTTGCAGGCGCGCTCGGAGCGCGGCGACCTGACGATGGGGCATGTACAGACGCTGGCCGACTTTAGCCTGCAGGTCGAAGACGAGTTGGAGAAGGCGCTTTTGCGTTTCGATGAGCTTCTCGCCCGGCAGAAGATGGAGCTTGTGGAGGCGACCGCCGAAGATCTCAAGGCGATGCGCGAGCGCTTGCGCGAGCTTCTGGAGCAGTACCGCGATACCGAGGATGAAGCGCTCAAAGAGGCGATCAAGCGCGAGGTGCAACGACTTCGTCAGCGTATGGCCGAGTTGATGGCGCGGATGCAGATGCAGATGGAGCAGCTTCCGCAGGATCACGTCAACATGGAGGCGCTGGAGCAGATGCAGATGGAGAGCGAGGCGCAGCAGATGGGCGATCAGCTGCAGTCGATCGAGGAGCTCCTGGAGAAGGGGGATATCGACGGAGCGCTGGCAGAGCTCGACCGCATGGACGAGCTGATGGAGGGGCTGAACTCGGAGGTGGAGCAGGGCATGGAGCAGGCCGCCCCGCAGGGGATCTCGGAGCTGGATCGGCAGATGGGCGAGCTGATGGAGGATGTCAGCCAGCTCCAGGAGATGGAGCGGGCAATCGAGCATGAGACGCGGGCGATGGAGGATGCGCTGGCCGAGGAGCGTCGCGAGTCGATCCAGGAGATGGTGGCGCCGGCGGTCGAGGAACTTTTGCGAAAGGTGGCCGAGCAGGAGCGCGATCTGGGTCGACTGGAGGGGCTGGCGTTGCCGGCGCGAGATTACGGGCAGGTCGAGTACAACGCCGAGCAGGTTGTGCGTTTGCGAGAGCGGCTTGAGCAGCAGGACTTGCAGCTGGCGCTGGAGGCCGCCGAGGTCTCGGAGCGACGCCTGCGTGGGATGCGCAGCACGTTGAGCCTCTCGGAGCGCTATGTGCGTGATGAGGAGGAGCGCCATGCACTTCGGCGCGCCCGTGGGACAAGCGACGGGTTGGCCGAGCGCGCCGAGGCGATCGTGACGATGTTGCGCGAGTTTATGCAGCAGGCCTCCGAGCGACGGAGTCAGGAGCAGGGCGATCAGCAGGAGCGCTACGAGGAGCTGGCCGAGCGTCAGCAGCAGGCCCGCGAGCGTGCCGAGGAGCTGCGCCAGAAGGTCGAGCAGACCGGGGAGCGCTTCCCGATGGTGCGCGACCAGGTGATGCCCTCGCTGGAGCAGGCCACCGAGTCGATGCAAGAGGCAGAGGAGCAGCTGCGGCAGGGCGAGGGGCAACAGGCACTGGATCGGGAGCGTTCTGCGCTTGATCAGCTCGGTCAACTCGGTGAGCAGATGCGTCAGGCGATGCAACAGGAGCGTCGTCAGCAGCGTCGTTCCGGGCGTCAGCAGAAGACCGAGAAGGTGGAGATTCCCGGGGAGTCGAGTCGGGAGGCTCAGGAGCGGCTGCGCCGTGAGATGATGGAGGGGATGCGCGAGGGGCGGCTGGAAGATTACGACTCGGAGATCGAGCGTTACTACCGGAGTCTGGTCGAGTGA